A window of the Streptomyces finlayi genome harbors these coding sequences:
- a CDS encoding enoyl-CoA hydratase/isomerase family protein, producing the protein MTGTAAGGPPAGPAGLHPDTYETIILERADGIAWVTLNRPERLNATTERMHHELIDAFARVADDGVTKVLVFTGAGDRAFCIGSDLGFLGEVLAGDKGDTEMFEVYLERMNRVAFALERLPMPTIAMVQAKARAGGFELAMACDLVLISEEARIGDVHTPYGHMPGAGASHRAVRKMGLQPAMEMLLTGRWLTAAEAVSTGLALRAVPKDRLREETTALAATLAAVPGDCLRHLKAAVMGGLGVSGEEAVAVETREYLALMRGSTGPVDGFRKSQRERAARRGEAG; encoded by the coding sequence ATGACGGGCACCGCTGCCGGGGGCCCGCCCGCCGGGCCCGCCGGCCTCCACCCGGACACCTACGAGACGATCATCCTCGAACGTGCCGACGGCATCGCCTGGGTCACCCTCAACCGGCCCGAGCGGCTCAACGCCACCACCGAGCGCATGCACCACGAGCTGATCGACGCCTTCGCGCGGGTGGCGGACGACGGGGTCACCAAGGTGCTCGTGTTCACGGGCGCCGGTGACCGGGCCTTCTGCATCGGCAGCGACCTGGGGTTCCTGGGCGAGGTGCTGGCGGGCGACAAGGGCGACACCGAGATGTTCGAGGTCTACCTGGAGCGGATGAACCGGGTCGCGTTCGCCCTGGAACGGCTGCCCATGCCGACCATCGCGATGGTGCAGGCCAAGGCGCGGGCGGGCGGCTTCGAACTGGCCATGGCGTGCGATCTGGTGCTGATCTCGGAGGAGGCGCGGATCGGCGACGTCCACACGCCGTACGGCCACATGCCGGGCGCCGGCGCCTCCCACCGGGCGGTACGCAAGATGGGGCTCCAGCCCGCCATGGAGATGCTGCTGACCGGCCGTTGGCTCACGGCCGCCGAAGCCGTGTCGACGGGGCTGGCCCTGCGGGCGGTTCCCAAGGACCGGCTGCGCGAGGAGACCACCGCGCTCGCCGCCACGCTGGCCGCTGTGCCGGGCGACTGCCTGCGCCATCTGAAGGCCGCCGTCATGGGCGGTCTCGGGGTCTCGGGGGAAGAGGCCGTCGCGGTGGAGACGCGGGAGTACCTCGCGTTGATGCGGGGCTCCACCGGACCGGTGGACGGTTTCCGCAAGAGCCAGCGCGAACGCGCGGCCCGCCGCGGCGAGGCGGGCTGA
- a CDS encoding phytanoyl-CoA dioxygenase family protein, with the protein MTAFQRPADAADVLTITSDPEADRETFERDGVIRWDNVLTPSQVIALRASMERAFFAGGDEPADGVLDLSETTERPSDRALLQKIGIWQNDPVCEEQIRRPDLVPRVEALLGGPVRLFRDHSFYKPAGKGERSRLVLHQDNRYWHLDPPDAVTIWMALDDATLENGCVHYVKGTHHLGKVEHVRPEEGAVLVEALTDQETVPYPVPAGSALVHHINTLHGSGPNLTDRPRRAYSLVFVRADTTVRGRPMTEYPLAADLIR; encoded by the coding sequence ATGACCGCTTTCCAGCGACCGGCCGACGCAGCGGACGTGCTGACGATCACGTCGGACCCCGAGGCGGACCGGGAGACGTTCGAGCGGGACGGAGTGATCCGCTGGGACAACGTCCTGACCCCCTCCCAGGTGATCGCGCTCCGCGCGTCCATGGAGCGGGCGTTCTTCGCCGGGGGTGACGAGCCCGCGGACGGCGTCCTCGACCTGTCCGAGACGACGGAGAGGCCGAGCGACCGGGCATTGCTCCAGAAGATCGGCATCTGGCAGAACGACCCGGTGTGCGAGGAGCAGATCCGCCGCCCCGACCTGGTGCCCCGGGTGGAGGCCCTTCTCGGCGGACCGGTACGGCTCTTCCGTGACCACTCCTTCTACAAGCCCGCGGGCAAGGGCGAACGCAGCCGCCTGGTGCTGCACCAGGACAATCGCTACTGGCACCTGGACCCGCCGGACGCCGTCACCATCTGGATGGCCCTGGACGACGCCACCCTGGAGAACGGCTGCGTGCACTACGTGAAGGGCACCCATCACCTGGGCAAGGTCGAGCACGTGCGCCCCGAGGAGGGTGCCGTCCTCGTCGAGGCCCTGACCGACCAGGAGACGGTGCCGTACCCCGTCCCGGCGGGCAGCGCCCTGGTGCACCACATCAACACCCTGCACGGCTCGGGCCCCAACCTCACCGACCGGCCCCGGCGGGCCTACTCGCTGGTCTTCGTGCGGGCCGACACGACGGTGCGCGGCCGGCCGATGACCGAGTACCCGCTCGCCGCCGACCTGATCCGGTGA
- a CDS encoding B12-binding domain-containing radical SAM protein, whose protein sequence is MQVLLVNARRSAYSGESISAPQLGLLSLAAVLREGTFHDTAGTDVHFIDDQLFVLQRPLATPNEPLRGYNPDVVGIQVLTSSLKNGVKLASEVKHHHPRALTVLGGVGATPLARRLVEDGSADVVVKGEGEVTFSHLVHEFGNNGRKNFHKVRGIVFRDDEGEVVETPAAPQVMRLDKLPMPARDLADMERYRTISRGRAGNVVTARGCSYACAYCYSKHQWGVGQRRHSAGRVLAEIRELVEVHGFDRIRIEDDDFVEDVPRMQELCQAIEDSGLQGKFEWEAKARPDLIDDDMAKMLRKSGCFRLLVGVETLDWSLLKRLGRPVKVAVTERALDSLGKAGIGTQATMILGIPGETDEAMRSTITWLQARLGDNPHDIVSPCFFVPFHADLEKDMAKRVEFTVETSDTDCYTGHVPVTSSPACSIDELWKLYDDMTPTRKDGQYKRIAFLANLKTVQTRLGLMDGGAPMAKEPAALVPEVQ, encoded by the coding sequence ATGCAAGTTCTTCTCGTGAACGCTCGCCGGTCGGCGTACTCAGGGGAGTCGATCTCCGCACCGCAGTTGGGGCTGCTGTCCCTGGCCGCCGTACTGCGGGAGGGCACCTTCCACGACACCGCGGGCACCGATGTCCACTTCATCGACGACCAGCTCTTCGTCCTGCAGAGGCCGCTCGCCACGCCCAACGAGCCGCTGCGGGGCTACAACCCGGACGTCGTCGGCATCCAGGTGCTGACCTCCAGCCTCAAGAACGGCGTCAAGCTCGCCTCCGAGGTCAAACACCACCACCCGCGGGCGCTGACCGTGCTCGGCGGTGTCGGCGCGACGCCGCTGGCCCGCCGGCTGGTCGAGGACGGCTCCGCCGACGTCGTCGTCAAGGGCGAGGGGGAGGTCACCTTCTCGCACCTGGTCCACGAGTTCGGCAACAACGGCCGCAAGAACTTCCACAAGGTGCGTGGCATCGTCTTCCGCGACGACGAGGGCGAGGTCGTCGAGACACCCGCCGCCCCGCAGGTGATGCGCCTGGACAAGCTGCCGATGCCGGCCCGCGACCTGGCCGACATGGAGCGGTACCGGACCATCTCGCGCGGCCGGGCCGGCAATGTCGTCACCGCCCGCGGCTGCTCGTACGCCTGCGCCTACTGCTACTCCAAGCACCAGTGGGGTGTCGGCCAGCGCCGGCACAGCGCCGGGCGGGTACTGGCGGAGATCCGCGAACTGGTCGAGGTGCACGGATTCGACCGTATCCGGATCGAGGACGACGACTTCGTCGAGGATGTCCCGCGCATGCAGGAGCTCTGCCAGGCCATCGAGGACTCCGGTCTCCAGGGCAAGTTCGAATGGGAGGCCAAGGCCAGGCCCGACCTGATCGACGACGACATGGCGAAGATGCTGCGCAAGTCCGGCTGCTTCCGGCTGCTGGTGGGCGTGGAGACGCTCGACTGGTCGCTGCTCAAGCGCCTGGGCCGCCCGGTCAAGGTCGCGGTGACCGAACGGGCCCTGGACTCCCTGGGCAAGGCCGGGATCGGCACCCAGGCCACGATGATCCTCGGCATCCCCGGCGAGACCGACGAGGCGATGCGCTCGACCATCACCTGGCTCCAGGCCCGGCTCGGCGACAACCCGCACGACATCGTCTCCCCGTGCTTCTTCGTGCCGTTCCACGCGGACCTGGAGAAGGACATGGCCAAGCGCGTCGAGTTCACGGTGGAGACCAGCGACACCGACTGCTACACCGGGCACGTCCCGGTGACGTCGAGTCCGGCGTGCTCCATCGACGAGCTGTGGAAGCTCTACGACGACATGACCCCGACCCGCAAGGACGGCCAGTACAAGCGCATCGCCTTCCTCGCGAACCTCAAGACCGTGCAGACGCGCCTCGGTCTGATGGACGGCGGCGCCCCGATGGCCAAGGAGCCCGCGGCCCTGGTCCCGGAGGTCCAGTGA
- a CDS encoding aldehyde dehydrogenase family protein: MLTTAAGTASPAVPGTGGTLDVPAYSGSRPVMSNRPGLLDDGAGRPLARLGNAGRLVQFGMAQEAEKTARVLRGIDDDAWFGLLRDAAGRLTARLDGGELGPWLRALSAATGLPLRRAERGVRTVADDLGRMEEILAAQSPDGTVSAYRTGGDDPRWSWRPAGRSVHVRVPDNFPTIGIEWMQALAARRPVLLSTSARDPFTAVLVTEALYAAGLPDNAVSLVHGDAPALRRLADQVLWPGEDVPGDLPPGKVKTYHYGRSRALVGDGVPQDAWGRLAREAFAGCGRLCTNISSLVVLGDAEEAAGQLAREFADRPVLPLDDPSASVPAFPDRAVRDALATRVEREIAAGAVDVTGAATGVPLRVDLDGVAYLRPTVLLLDAGSPLFGTELPFPFTAVAHVPRSKAVTACAGSLIVSVLGEAGGLVRALAEEPGVDKVFGGDDFDRGYDPRDPHEGYLADFLFKKKAVLPGASA, from the coding sequence ATGCTCACGACAGCGGCCGGGACGGCCTCCCCGGCTGTCCCGGGCACTGGGGGCACCCTGGACGTCCCGGCGTACTCGGGCTCGCGCCCGGTGATGTCGAACCGTCCCGGGCTGCTGGACGACGGTGCCGGGCGGCCGCTGGCGCGGCTGGGCAACGCCGGTCGGCTGGTGCAGTTCGGCATGGCGCAGGAGGCGGAGAAGACGGCCCGGGTCCTGCGCGGGATCGACGACGACGCCTGGTTCGGGCTGCTGCGCGACGCGGCCGGGCGGCTCACCGCCCGGCTGGACGGCGGTGAGCTCGGCCCGTGGCTGCGGGCGCTGTCCGCCGCGACGGGTCTGCCGCTGCGGCGGGCGGAGCGCGGGGTCCGTACGGTCGCTGACGACCTGGGCCGTATGGAGGAGATCCTCGCCGCGCAGTCCCCGGACGGGACCGTCTCCGCGTACCGGACCGGTGGCGACGACCCGCGGTGGAGCTGGCGGCCCGCCGGGCGCTCCGTGCACGTGCGGGTGCCCGACAACTTCCCGACCATCGGCATCGAGTGGATGCAGGCGCTGGCCGCGCGCCGGCCCGTGCTGCTGAGCACCTCCGCCAGGGACCCGTTCACCGCGGTGCTGGTCACGGAGGCGCTGTACGCCGCCGGGCTGCCGGACAACGCGGTGTCGCTGGTCCACGGCGACGCGCCCGCCCTGCGCCGGCTGGCCGACCAGGTGCTGTGGCCCGGCGAGGATGTGCCGGGGGACTTGCCGCCGGGGAAGGTCAAGACGTACCACTACGGCCGCAGCAGGGCGCTCGTCGGTGACGGCGTTCCCCAGGACGCCTGGGGGCGGCTCGCCCGGGAGGCGTTCGCCGGCTGCGGCCGGCTGTGCACCAACATCAGCTCCCTGGTCGTGCTCGGTGACGCCGAAGAGGCCGCCGGGCAGCTCGCCCGGGAGTTCGCGGACCGCCCGGTGCTGCCGCTCGACGACCCGTCGGCGTCGGTGCCCGCCTTCCCCGACCGTGCCGTGCGGGACGCGCTGGCGACGCGTGTCGAGCGGGAGATCGCGGCGGGCGCGGTCGACGTCACCGGGGCCGCCACCGGGGTGCCACTGCGGGTGGATCTGGACGGCGTGGCGTACCTGCGTCCCACGGTGCTGCTGCTGGACGCGGGTTCACCGCTGTTCGGGACAGAGCTGCCGTTCCCCTTCACGGCCGTCGCGCACGTGCCGCGCTCCAAGGCGGTCACGGCCTGCGCGGGTTCGCTGATCGTGTCCGTGCTCGGTGAGGCGGGCGGGCTGGTCAGGGCGCTCGCCGAGGAGCCGGGCGTCGACAAGGTCTTCGGCGGCGACGACTTCGACCGCGGTTACGACCCCCGCGATCCGCACGAGGGGTATCTGGCCGACTTCCTGTTCAAGAAGAAGGCAGTTCTGCCGGGCGCCTCCGCGTGA
- a CDS encoding AMP-binding protein has product MPTPSASVLRQITDADVRRTVRLHLDPRHGTPYWLERDRRMGTNGLEKVQSFQNAVTLLGLTEGADQMHYEEASRRTPLENFVPRSVLGEGGALWAAQTGGTTGPAKHGTWGARYWADILEFSDEFLDLHGVPRNTNWLFVGPMGPHTTGRLVVAFAERRGGMCFSIDLDPRIVKIFGEEGMTAAYDRYVRHIWDQVEEVVRSQDIGVVFCTSRLLDMLPERLGTEPLAGVRAIVHAGTTMEPDAHRELREEVFPGVPVVGMYGTSTTGINWQKPFEAEDGHRVVYVPCRPHVALDVIDEHGAEVPYGEEGRVRVWRLTDDALVPGFLERDRARRVRPYGVAAERYPWPWLGDPYSPEFTEGRRVEGVY; this is encoded by the coding sequence ATGCCAACGCCGAGCGCGTCCGTGCTCCGTCAGATCACCGATGCCGACGTTCGCCGGACCGTCCGCCTCCACTTAGACCCCCGGCATGGCACCCCCTACTGGCTGGAGCGGGACCGGCGCATGGGCACCAACGGCCTGGAGAAGGTCCAGAGTTTCCAGAACGCGGTCACCCTGCTCGGGCTGACGGAGGGCGCCGACCAGATGCACTACGAGGAGGCGTCGCGGCGTACCCCTCTGGAGAACTTCGTCCCCAGGTCGGTGCTCGGCGAGGGCGGCGCGCTGTGGGCGGCGCAGACCGGCGGCACCACCGGGCCCGCCAAGCACGGCACCTGGGGCGCCCGCTACTGGGCGGACATCCTGGAGTTCTCCGACGAGTTCCTGGATCTGCACGGGGTGCCGAGGAACACCAACTGGCTGTTCGTCGGGCCGATGGGCCCCCACACGACGGGCCGGCTCGTCGTCGCGTTCGCCGAGCGGCGCGGCGGCATGTGCTTCTCGATCGACCTCGACCCCCGGATCGTGAAGATCTTCGGCGAGGAGGGCATGACGGCCGCGTACGACCGGTACGTGCGGCACATCTGGGACCAGGTGGAGGAAGTCGTCCGTTCCCAGGACATCGGAGTGGTGTTCTGCACCTCGCGGCTGCTGGACATGCTGCCCGAGCGGCTGGGCACCGAGCCGCTGGCCGGTGTGCGGGCCATCGTGCACGCCGGTACGACGATGGAGCCCGACGCCCACCGCGAGCTGCGCGAGGAGGTCTTCCCCGGGGTGCCGGTCGTCGGCATGTACGGCACGTCGACCACCGGCATCAACTGGCAGAAGCCGTTCGAGGCCGAGGACGGCCACCGGGTGGTCTACGTCCCCTGCCGCCCGCACGTCGCCCTGGACGTCATCGACGAGCACGGCGCCGAGGTGCCGTACGGCGAGGAGGGCCGGGTCCGGGTCTGGCGGCTGACCGACGACGCGCTGGTCCCCGGCTTCCTGGAGCGCGACCGGGCCCGCCGGGTGCGCCCGTACGGGGTGGCCGCCGAGCGCTATCCCTGGCCCTGGCTGGGGGACCCGTACTCCCCCGAATTCACCGAAGGACGACGCGTCGAAGGGGTGTACTGA
- a CDS encoding asparagine synthase C-terminal domain-containing protein translates to MAGFLLRCHSGPVEFQPLGPGRGLSTLVVREGADTLVVHGDRLTEEAPPVHAPLDELLSWTERSHARYCAVLVRGGRATLWSDVGATCPLHYARGADDTLLVATSAGAVLPLLAGPPVLGGAAQSLLPGGRFAGVTAVPANTAVTLAVEAYGTEPVATRQVRGLPDRPVTTGPQEAVAAVREALRSSVARLAAGSDELGVMLSGGVDSSTVAALAARESSGAELHTYTVGTPFGDEFEQAAWFADRLGSKHHELMFGPEQLTELLPDMIRSLETWDLLTLQIAAPACFQLTAMAAERRQVLLSGYGADLLFAGLGGTGGEEDIERAVVAQTAATARSNEFGPAFADARDIVVRYPYWTREVMTAALGIRGRLKVREGTAKWVLRSAAAEVLPAEVAWRPKRGIHEGTAMSRMFATALGGDDPRVQSERLHAIATSVFCQDGPSARGTGTGNGTNEREGLDEGLAGVAS, encoded by the coding sequence ATGGCCGGCTTCCTGCTGCGCTGCCACTCGGGCCCGGTGGAGTTCCAGCCCCTGGGACCGGGTCGCGGACTGAGCACGCTGGTGGTGCGCGAGGGCGCGGACACGCTGGTCGTGCACGGTGACCGGCTGACCGAGGAGGCCCCGCCGGTCCACGCCCCGCTCGACGAGCTGCTGTCCTGGACCGAGCGGTCCCACGCGCGCTACTGCGCGGTGCTGGTACGCGGCGGCCGGGCCACCCTCTGGAGCGACGTGGGCGCCACCTGCCCGCTGCACTACGCGCGCGGCGCCGACGACACCCTGCTGGTCGCCACCTCGGCCGGCGCGGTGCTGCCACTGCTGGCCGGGCCCCCGGTGCTCGGCGGCGCGGCACAGTCGCTGCTGCCGGGCGGGCGCTTCGCGGGCGTGACGGCGGTCCCGGCGAACACCGCGGTGACGCTGGCCGTGGAGGCGTACGGAACCGAGCCGGTCGCCACCCGTCAGGTGCGCGGGCTGCCGGACAGGCCGGTGACGACCGGTCCCCAGGAGGCGGTGGCCGCCGTCCGCGAGGCGCTGCGGTCCTCGGTGGCCCGACTGGCCGCCGGGTCCGACGAACTGGGGGTCATGCTGAGCGGCGGTGTGGACTCCTCGACGGTCGCGGCGCTGGCCGCCCGGGAGAGCTCCGGCGCGGAGCTGCACACGTACACCGTGGGAACGCCGTTCGGCGACGAGTTCGAGCAGGCCGCGTGGTTCGCGGACCGCCTGGGCAGCAAGCACCACGAGCTGATGTTCGGCCCCGAGCAGCTCACGGAGCTGCTGCCGGACATGATCCGCTCACTGGAGACCTGGGACCTGCTGACGCTCCAGATCGCCGCACCGGCCTGCTTCCAGCTCACCGCCATGGCCGCCGAGCGGCGTCAGGTCCTGCTCTCCGGCTACGGGGCCGACCTGCTGTTCGCCGGGCTCGGAGGCACCGGCGGCGAGGAGGACATCGAGCGGGCGGTGGTCGCGCAGACCGCCGCGACCGCCCGGAGCAACGAGTTCGGCCCGGCCTTCGCCGACGCCCGCGACATCGTCGTCCGCTACCCGTACTGGACGCGTGAGGTGATGACGGCGGCCCTGGGCATCCGGGGCCGGCTCAAGGTCCGCGAAGGCACGGCGAAGTGGGTGCTGCGCAGTGCCGCGGCCGAGGTCCTGCCCGCCGAGGTGGCCTGGCGGCCGAAGCGCGGCATCCACGAGGGCACCGCCATGAGCCGGATGTTCGCCACCGCCCTGGGCGGCGACGACCCCCGCGTCCAGTCGGAGCGGCTGCACGCCATCGCGACCTCCGTCTTCTGCCAGGACGGGCCGTCGGCCCGGGGCACCGGCACGGGGAACGGGACCAACGAAAGGGAGGGACTCGATGAGGGTCTTGCTGGTGTGGCCTCGTAA
- a CDS encoding B12-binding domain-containing radical SAM protein — MRVLLVWPRNERALLSDRLSCCEPLPLEYLGGALRGDHDVTIHDLRLDPPLETYAQTHEPPDLIGVAIPYTTSVHVSREVSREARRLWPDVPIVLGGHHPTVSAEWLNGFSADWIVAGEGGAALSHLACELEAGRSPSPVQGLAPYDSRTGLERDRRPKPAALNDLPMPDRSLLSHHRGDYFHSVYRPVSLIRFTAGCPYTCKFCSLWRMTDRRYLVKDIDRVLAEMADIEGSNLYVVDDEAFIQPGRMLELADAIDKAGFRKRFHMYIRTDTALRRPDVIARWAEVGLDSVLVGAESMTDDELSGYRKGTDPGQTRRALDLFHANGVKVRANFIVQPNWLDEDFARLNHTVQELQVDMPSFSVLTPLPGTDLYDESRSQLISDDPELFDCYHALFPTRLPLETFYHRLADLLAGASARSSPGVTSGADPSVFYYSDDSAFDEMLRAIRGGADWSRPWEPEPVPSTK, encoded by the coding sequence ATGAGGGTCTTGCTGGTGTGGCCTCGTAACGAACGGGCCCTCCTCAGTGACCGGCTGAGCTGCTGCGAGCCGCTGCCGCTGGAGTATCTCGGCGGCGCGCTGCGCGGCGACCACGACGTGACCATCCACGATCTCCGGCTGGACCCGCCGCTGGAGACGTACGCGCAGACGCACGAGCCCCCCGACCTGATCGGTGTGGCCATCCCGTACACGACCAGCGTGCACGTCTCGCGGGAGGTGAGCCGGGAGGCGCGGCGGCTCTGGCCCGACGTGCCGATCGTGCTCGGCGGCCACCATCCGACGGTGTCGGCGGAGTGGCTGAACGGCTTCTCGGCCGACTGGATCGTCGCCGGTGAGGGCGGCGCCGCTCTCAGCCACCTGGCCTGCGAGCTGGAGGCCGGCCGCTCCCCCTCTCCCGTGCAGGGCCTCGCCCCGTACGACTCCCGCACCGGCCTGGAGCGCGACCGGCGCCCCAAGCCGGCGGCGCTCAACGACCTGCCGATGCCCGACCGTTCGCTGCTCTCCCACCACCGCGGTGACTACTTCCACTCGGTGTACCGCCCGGTGTCGCTGATCCGGTTCACCGCCGGCTGTCCGTACACCTGCAAGTTCTGTTCGCTGTGGCGGATGACGGACCGGCGCTACCTGGTCAAGGACATCGACCGGGTGCTCGCGGAGATGGCGGACATCGAGGGCAGCAATCTTTACGTGGTGGACGACGAGGCGTTCATCCAGCCCGGACGGATGCTGGAGCTCGCCGACGCCATCGACAAGGCCGGATTCCGCAAGCGCTTCCACATGTACATACGGACCGACACGGCACTGCGCAGGCCCGACGTGATCGCCCGCTGGGCCGAGGTCGGGCTGGACTCGGTACTGGTCGGCGCGGAGTCGATGACCGACGACGAGCTGTCGGGTTACCGCAAGGGAACCGATCCGGGCCAGACCCGGCGGGCCCTGGACCTCTTCCACGCCAACGGGGTGAAGGTCCGGGCCAACTTCATCGTGCAGCCCAACTGGCTGGACGAGGACTTCGCCCGGCTCAACCACACCGTGCAGGAGCTCCAGGTCGACATGCCGAGCTTCTCGGTACTGACCCCGCTGCCCGGCACGGACCTGTACGACGAGAGCCGGTCTCAGCTGATCAGCGACGACCCGGAGCTGTTCGACTGCTACCACGCCCTGTTCCCCACCCGGCTGCCGCTGGAGACCTTCTACCACCGGCTCGCCGACCTGCTGGCGGGGGCGAGCGCCCGCTCCTCACCCGGTGTCACCTCCGGCGCCGACCCGTCGGTCTTCTACTACTCCGACGACAGCGCGTTCGACGAGATGCTGCGTGCCATCCGCGGAGGCGCGGACTGGTCGCGTCCCTGGGAACCGGAACCCGTACCCAGCACGAAGTAG
- a CDS encoding B12-binding domain-containing radical SAM protein: MSAELPRRGRKVYFVGLNAFPFLPLVAGLLRTYAEQDENIASAYDFQEPVFLVAPVREMADGIVEPDVLALSCYVWNFRRQMKVAKLVKERYPNVLVVAGGPHVPDRPGDFFERHPYVDVLAHGEGEVAFRGLLAERLTASPDYTTVPGVTVRREGAAVAGPKAVRLPRLIDTPSPYLLGVMDGAVATCRKRGLRFYALWETNRGCPYSCSFCDWGSATMSTLRKFEDERLQDEIDWFARHDVEDLFICDANFGIMPRDLEIAHALAEARAELGAPRQVRVNFAKNSNDRVFDISKTWHDADLLMGTTLSMQSTDMDVLEAIDRKNIGLDNYRKLQQRYAGENIHTYTELILGLPLETARSFRDGIGSLLEAGNHEDLRVYELAILPNAPLNTPEKIAKYGLRTVPKRMYVEREGTPDDEAETMQMVMETNAMPRADWVECFSFIQSVQFLHNGCYTRYLSIFLRQEHEIGYTRFYEGLQKYFSSRPESVLGALYLRMRSLYHDYIDVPTLPLANLVASQPDMAADLAPYGKRRGWTIDNWGWLRVARDFDRFHAELREYLGTLGLNPDQDARLDDVLRFQRDIMLRPDYSPDEGKSAEYAHDWPGYFTGGALEPRRVRVGYGDRSFGANGRYKPVAGDLKAFTMAAIGTSYPVSRMGHYCHRFESAEVTSAEPVAGELR; encoded by the coding sequence ATGTCCGCCGAACTCCCCCGCCGCGGCCGCAAGGTGTACTTCGTCGGCCTCAACGCGTTCCCCTTCCTGCCCCTGGTGGCCGGACTGCTGCGCACCTACGCGGAGCAGGACGAGAACATCGCCTCCGCCTACGACTTCCAGGAGCCCGTCTTCCTGGTCGCTCCGGTCCGGGAGATGGCGGACGGCATCGTCGAGCCCGACGTCCTGGCCCTGTCCTGCTACGTGTGGAACTTCCGCCGCCAGATGAAGGTGGCGAAGCTGGTCAAGGAGCGCTACCCGAACGTGCTGGTGGTGGCCGGCGGGCCGCACGTCCCCGACCGGCCGGGGGACTTCTTCGAACGGCATCCGTACGTGGACGTCCTGGCGCACGGCGAGGGAGAGGTGGCGTTCCGGGGGCTGCTCGCGGAGCGCCTGACCGCGAGTCCGGACTACACGACGGTGCCCGGCGTGACGGTTCGCCGGGAAGGGGCGGCGGTCGCCGGGCCGAAGGCCGTACGGCTGCCGCGTCTGATCGACACGCCGAGTCCCTACCTGCTGGGCGTGATGGACGGGGCCGTGGCCACCTGCCGGAAGCGGGGGCTGCGCTTCTACGCCCTGTGGGAGACCAACCGCGGCTGCCCGTACTCCTGCTCGTTCTGCGACTGGGGCTCGGCGACGATGAGCACCCTGCGCAAGTTCGAGGACGAACGCCTGCAGGACGAGATCGACTGGTTCGCCCGCCATGACGTGGAGGACCTGTTCATCTGTGACGCCAACTTCGGCATCATGCCGCGCGACCTGGAGATCGCGCACGCGCTGGCGGAGGCACGGGCCGAACTGGGGGCCCCGAGGCAGGTCCGGGTCAACTTCGCCAAGAACTCCAACGACCGGGTCTTCGACATCAGCAAGACCTGGCACGACGCCGACCTGCTGATGGGCACCACCCTGTCGATGCAGAGCACAGACATGGACGTCCTGGAGGCCATCGACCGCAAGAACATCGGTCTGGACAACTACCGCAAGCTCCAGCAGCGGTACGCCGGGGAGAACATCCACACCTACACCGAGCTGATCCTGGGGCTGCCCCTGGAGACCGCGCGCTCGTTCCGCGACGGCATCGGCTCGCTGCTGGAGGCGGGCAACCACGAGGACCTGAGGGTCTACGAGCTGGCCATCCTCCCCAACGCGCCGCTGAACACCCCGGAGAAGATCGCCAAGTACGGGCTGCGCACGGTCCCGAAGCGGATGTACGTGGAGCGCGAGGGCACACCCGACGACGAGGCGGAGACCATGCAGATGGTCATGGAGACCAACGCCATGCCGCGCGCCGACTGGGTCGAGTGCTTCAGTTTCATCCAGTCCGTGCAGTTCCTGCACAACGGCTGCTACACCCGCTACCTGTCGATCTTCCTGCGGCAGGAGCACGAGATCGGTTACACCCGCTTCTACGAGGGGCTGCAGAAGTACTTCAGCAGCCGCCCCGAGAGCGTGCTGGGCGCCCTGTACCTGCGGATGCGCAGCCTCTACCACGACTACATCGACGTCCCCACGCTGCCGCTGGCCAACCTGGTCGCCAGCCAGCCCGACATGGCCGCCGACCTGGCCCCGTACGGCAAGCGCCGGGGCTGGACGATCGACAACTGGGGCTGGCTCCGCGTCGCCAGGGACTTCGACCGCTTCCACGCCGAGCTGCGGGAGTACCTGGGCACGCTGGGCCTGAACCCGGACCAGGACGCCAGGCTGGACGACGTGCTGCGGTTCCAGCGGGACATCATGCTCCGGCCGGACTACTCCCCGGACGAGGGCAAGTCCGCGGAGTACGCCCACGACTGGCCGGGCTACTTCACCGGCGGGGCCCTGGAGCCGCGCCGGGTGCGGGTCGGCTACGGCGACCGGAGCTTCGGCGCGAACGGGCGCTACAAGCCGGTGGCCGGTGACCTCAAGGCGTTCACCATGGCGGCGATCGGCACCAGTTACCCCGTCTCCCGCATGGGCCACTACTGCCACCGCTTCGAGTCCGCCGAGGTGACGTCCGCGGAACCAGTGGCCGGCGAACTGCGGTGA